A genomic region of Alistipes megaguti contains the following coding sequences:
- a CDS encoding GIN domain-containing protein, giving the protein MKKFLWIITPIVLLVVVCTVCHAAPLGNKETEQIVTKEIPVPDFDAVNASRTVKVILTAQGDKIRITANEELQDQVIVKAEENDLTITIDPQIKSIGKGEVTVTVPVAGRTLRKLTASSAARISAPELTLETSDLLVKASSAAKIETSVKAGSCSIDASSAADIDLTVKAATCNIEASSAANVRADIQSESCTADASSAAGITLKGLTEYFESGNSSAGKVNASELTAQRVDVTASSGSKTSVNCTESLKASASSGAGIRYTGDCQVEASKSSGGSIRRK; this is encoded by the coding sequence ATGAAGAAATTTCTTTGGATAATCACTCCGATCGTCCTGCTGGTGGTCGTCTGCACCGTCTGTCACGCAGCTCCCCTCGGGAATAAAGAGACCGAACAGATCGTCACGAAGGAGATCCCGGTGCCCGATTTCGACGCCGTCAACGCTTCGCGCACCGTGAAGGTCATCCTCACGGCGCAGGGCGACAAGATCCGCATCACCGCCAACGAAGAATTGCAGGATCAGGTGATCGTCAAGGCCGAAGAGAACGATCTGACAATCACGATCGACCCGCAGATCAAATCGATCGGCAAGGGGGAGGTCACGGTAACCGTACCCGTCGCCGGGCGGACGCTCCGCAAACTGACGGCCTCGAGTGCCGCCCGGATCTCGGCTCCGGAGCTCACGCTCGAAACCTCGGACCTGCTGGTCAAGGCCTCGAGCGCCGCCAAAATCGAGACCTCGGTCAAGGCCGGCTCGTGCAGCATCGACGCTTCGAGCGCCGCTGACATCGATCTGACGGTCAAGGCCGCCACGTGCAACATCGAGGCATCGAGTGCCGCCAATGTCCGCGCCGATATCCAATCGGAGTCGTGCACGGCCGACGCCTCGAGTGCCGCCGGAATCACGCTCAAGGGCCTCACGGAGTACTTCGAGAGCGGAAACAGTTCGGCCGGCAAGGTCAACGCCTCGGAACTGACCGCACAGCGGGTCGACGTCACGGCCTCGAGCGGTTCGAAGACCTCGGTGAACTGCACCGAGAGCCTCAAAGCCTCGGCCTCGAGCGGCGCCGGAATCCGCTACACGGGCGACTGCCAGGTCGAAGCCTCGAAATCGAGCGGCGGCAGCATCCGCAGAAAATAA
- a CDS encoding PspC domain-containing protein gives MKEVKKCSISGVAFTMDVDAYEALDTYLESLKKSYQDTPDGAEIVADIEARIAELILSAQDNTRVVEKPLILDIIAQMGSAEDISDESSDRDLQYETPRIPRRLYRDTANAKLGGVCAGIGKYFDIDPVWVRLILFLPMLLSCLGGIPFLYWFGPLFGNLFGIFLICYFIMWFAVPAARTARQKLEMNGERITAQSISEVTAASANNDPDAKAKPIVAEAVSMFGKIVLILLKIFAGILVFGLIMGACALVIGLFALLIGGPELLQLGKLADFSLWVPILGIFIVLIPVTLMIYVLMCLIASRKPSAKSVLIIFLAWIVSIIACSVIAIRENASDKIRQKKAAVEQIFRSPLIINGDTTTLEQLLEDYDEESVIEEGRQLLHIAVPSQSIDITVNKNEGELKVNADGQEVLIRAGQQTGETEESPAADSTRKKLPASETR, from the coding sequence ATGAAAGAAGTCAAGAAATGCAGCATCTCGGGCGTGGCCTTCACCATGGACGTCGATGCCTATGAGGCCCTGGACACCTACCTCGAAAGCCTCAAGAAGAGCTATCAGGATACACCCGACGGCGCGGAGATCGTCGCCGACATCGAGGCCCGCATCGCCGAACTGATCCTCTCGGCGCAGGACAACACCCGTGTGGTCGAAAAACCGCTCATCCTGGACATCATCGCCCAGATGGGCTCGGCCGAGGACATCTCCGACGAGAGCTCGGACCGCGACCTGCAGTACGAGACTCCGCGCATCCCGCGCCGCCTCTACCGCGATACGGCCAATGCCAAACTCGGAGGTGTCTGCGCCGGCATCGGCAAATATTTCGACATCGATCCGGTCTGGGTACGACTGATCCTCTTCCTGCCGATGCTGCTGAGCTGTCTGGGCGGCATTCCGTTCCTCTACTGGTTCGGTCCGCTGTTCGGCAACCTCTTCGGCATCTTCCTGATCTGCTACTTCATCATGTGGTTTGCCGTCCCGGCCGCCCGCACCGCCCGCCAGAAACTCGAAATGAACGGCGAACGGATCACCGCCCAGTCCATCAGCGAGGTCACCGCCGCTTCGGCCAACAACGATCCCGATGCCAAAGCTAAACCGATCGTCGCCGAAGCCGTCTCGATGTTCGGCAAGATCGTGCTGATCCTGCTGAAGATCTTCGCCGGAATCCTCGTCTTCGGACTCATCATGGGAGCCTGCGCCCTGGTCATCGGGCTCTTCGCCCTGCTGATCGGAGGCCCGGAGCTGCTGCAGCTGGGCAAACTGGCCGACTTCTCGCTCTGGGTTCCGATTCTGGGGATCTTCATCGTCCTGATTCCGGTCACCCTGATGATCTACGTGCTGATGTGCCTGATCGCCTCGCGCAAACCCAGCGCAAAGAGCGTGCTGATCATCTTCCTGGCGTGGATCGTCTCGATCATCGCCTGCTCGGTGATCGCCATCCGCGAAAACGCCAGCGACAAGATCCGCCAGAAAAAAGCCGCCGTCGAACAGATCTTCCGCAGCCCGCTGATCATCAACGGCGACACCACGACGCTCGAACAACTGCTCGAGGATTACGACGAGGAGAGCGTCATCGAGGAGGGACGCCAGCTGCTGCACATCGCCGTGCCCTCGCAGTCGATCGACATTACGGTCAACAAGAACGAGGGCGAACTGAAGGTCAACGCCGACGGCCAGGAGGTTCTGATCCGTGCCGGCCAACAGACCGGCGAAACGGAGGAGAGCCCGGCGGCCGACTCGACACGAAAGAAACTCCCGGCATCCGAGACGAGATAA
- the pfkA gene encoding 6-phosphofructokinase, producing MGGNKCIGILTSGGDAPGMNAAIRAVTRSAIYNGFTVKGIMRGYKGLVFNEIVEFKSQSVSNIIQMGGTILKTARCKEFMTAEGRKMAYDNMVAAGIDTLVVIGGDGSLTGATIFAEEYNVPIVGLPGTIDNDLGGTDSTIGYDTALNTIMQAVDKLRDTASSHERLFFVEVMGHTAGYLALNSAIATGSEAAIIPEMETEVDQLAELINHGFRKSKNSAIVIVAENPKTGGATALAERVKKEFPQYDARVTILGHIQRGGSPTAVDRILASRMGEAAIEAILDGQRNVMIGTMNGKIVYVPFAKAIKHNKGIDRSDLDLVKILSI from the coding sequence ATGGGAGGTAACAAATGTATCGGCATTCTGACCTCCGGAGGCGATGCCCCCGGCATGAATGCCGCAATTCGGGCCGTAACGCGCAGCGCCATCTACAACGGCTTTACCGTGAAGGGTATCATGCGTGGATACAAGGGTTTGGTCTTCAACGAAATCGTTGAGTTCAAATCGCAGAGTGTCAGCAACATCATCCAGATGGGCGGAACGATCCTCAAGACGGCCCGCTGCAAGGAGTTCATGACCGCCGAAGGCCGCAAGATGGCCTACGACAACATGGTGGCCGCAGGAATCGACACGCTGGTGGTGATCGGCGGCGACGGCTCGCTGACCGGTGCCACCATCTTCGCCGAAGAGTACAACGTCCCGATCGTCGGTCTCCCCGGCACGATCGACAACGATCTGGGCGGCACCGACTCGACCATCGGCTATGACACGGCCCTGAACACCATCATGCAGGCCGTCGACAAACTGCGCGATACGGCTTCGAGCCACGAACGCCTCTTCTTCGTCGAGGTCATGGGCCACACGGCCGGCTATCTGGCCCTGAACAGCGCCATCGCCACCGGTTCAGAAGCAGCCATCATCCCCGAAATGGAGACCGAGGTCGACCAGCTGGCCGAACTCATCAACCACGGATTCCGCAAAAGCAAAAACTCGGCCATCGTCATCGTCGCCGAAAACCCCAAGACGGGTGGCGCCACGGCCCTGGCCGAACGTGTCAAGAAGGAGTTCCCGCAGTACGACGCCCGCGTCACGATCCTGGGCCACATCCAACGCGGAGGTTCGCCGACGGCCGTCGACCGCATCCTCGCCTCGCGTATGGGCGAAGCCGCCATCGAGGCCATCCTCGACGGTCAGCGCAACGTGATGATCGGTACGATGAACGGCAAGATCGTCTATGTTCCCTTCGCCAAGGCCATCAAGCACAACAAGGGGATCGATCGCAGCGATCTGGATCTGGTAAAAATTCTTTCGATCTAA